One stretch of Oncorhynchus gorbuscha isolate QuinsamMale2020 ecotype Even-year linkage group LG21, OgorEven_v1.0, whole genome shotgun sequence DNA includes these proteins:
- the LOC124007909 gene encoding obg-like ATPase 1, whose translation MPPKKGEGPKQPPLIGRFGTSLKIGIVGLPNVGKSTFFNVLTKSQAAAENFPFCTIDPNESRVPIPDERYDYLCTFHKPLSKVPAFLNVVDIAGLVKGAHAGQGLGNAFLSHISACDGIFHMTRAFEDEDIIHVEGNVDPVRDIEIIHEELRLKDEESLGPIIDKLEKTAVRGGDKKLKPEYDIMLKVKNWISEEKKHVRFYNDWNEKEIDVLNKYLFLTSKPMIYLVNLSEKDYIRKKNKWLIKIKEWVDAHDPGAMVIPVSGGLEAKLQDMTDEEKDKYCEEAKTQSVLTKIIKTGYAALQLEYFFTAGPDEVRAWTVRKGSKAPQAAGKIHTDFEKGFIMAEVMKFQDFKEEGTENAVKAAGKYRQLGRNYIVEDGDIIFFKFNTPNAPKAAKK comes from the exons ATGCCTCCAAAGAAGGGAGAAGGACCAAAACAACCACCGCTGATTGGACGCTTCGGGACTTCTTTGAAGATTGGGATTGTGGGATTGCCGAATGTTGG GAAGTCAACATTCTTCAATGTGCTGACCAAGAGCCAGGCCGCAGCAGAGAATTTCCCCTTCTGCACCATCGACCCCAACGAGAGCAGAGTACCCATCCCTGACGAACGCTATGACTACCTCTGCACATTCCACAAGCCCCTCag TAAAGTCCCAGCGTTTCTGAATGTGGTGGACATAGCTGGGCTGGTGAAAGGTGCTCACGCTGGACAAGGACTGGGCAACGCCTTCCTGTCTCACATTAGTGCCTGCGACGGCATCTTCCACATGACAC gtgcgtTTGAGGATGAGGACATCATCCATGTGGAGGGTAATGTGGACCCAGTGAGGGACATTGAGATAATCCATGAGGAGCTACGGCTGAAGGATGAGGAGTCTCTTGGACCAATCATAGATAAGTTGGAGAAGACCGCTGTCAGAGGAGGAGACAAGAAACTCAAACCTGAATAC GACATCATGTTGAAGGTAAAGAACTGGATTTCAGAGGAGAAGAAACATGTCCGCTTCTACAATGACTGGAACGAGAAGGAG ATAGATGTGCTGAACAAATACCTGTTCCTCACGTCCAAGCCCATGATCTACCTGGTCAACCTCTCAGAGAAGGACTACATCAGGAAAAAGAACAAGTG GCTGATTAAGATTAAGGAGTGGGTCGATGCCCATGACCCAGGGGCTATGGTCATACCAGTGAGTGGAGGTCTTGAGGCCAAACTACAGGACATGACCGATGAGGAGAAGGACAAATACTGTGAGGAGGCGAAGACTCAGAG tgTACTGACTAAGATCATTAAGACGGGCTATGCAGCTCTGCAGTTGGAATATTTCTTCACAGCGGGACCAGACGAGGTTAGAGCGTGGACTGTCAGG AAAGGCAGTAAGGCGCCCCAAGCGGCAGGGAAGATCCACACTGACTTTGAGAAAGGTTTCATCATGGCAGAGGTCATGAAGTTCCAGGACTTCAAAGAAGAGGGCACTGAGAATGCTGTCAAG GCTGCTGGGAAGTACAGGCAGCTGGGCAGGAACTACATCGTGGAGGACGGAGACATTATATTTTTCAAATTCAACACACCCAATGCACCCAAGGCTGCGAAGAAGTGA